In the genome of Microcoleus sp. FACHB-672, one region contains:
- a CDS encoding CHAT domain-containing protein, translated as MIKRIIGKFWKRLTSIPASIGLGLLTFFVVTAVLPSIAAQPLDSKFSSLEFPLGSNSREQVQIFAAQGDAGISPNTQSINFLEEGRNLYDSGRFSEAAAVWEESVKNYENQGDGLNQAVSLNYLSIAYQELGQWEPAQTAITQSLNLLNGNKQRAKGHTQVLAQALNTQGSLLLATGQTEAALESWKQAEKAYTEIGDRVGILGSQINQAQALQTLGLYRRAQTTLERISQQLQAEPDSSIKITGLRSLGDTLQVVGDVGKSQEVLAQSLAIAQQLDSPTEISSTLLSLGNSYRALQQTDKAIESYQEATENAPNSLTKVEAQLNLLSLLLETKKWADAQSLLPQIESQLSNILPSRAGVYAQVNFAESLMKWDTGSGNPNPNNATSPILNAQQIAKTLAKAVEQAKMLGDSKAESYALGQLGHLYEGSTQWKEARSLTEQALVLAQASSADYIVARWQGQLGRILKQEGDTFGAISAYTEAVNTLQSLRSDLAAINPDIQFSFNESVEPVYRQLVSLLLQSNPSQQNLQKAREVIEALQVAELDNFFREACLDINRQQIDQLDPAAAVIYPIILPDRLEVILSLPGKPLSHYTTVLPQNEVETILGQFLESLNPFFANQDRLRLSQQVYSWLIEPTEKQLAQSEIKTLVFVLDGVLRNLPMAALSDGKQYLVEKYSVALAPGLQLLATQSLQKEKIKVLTAGLSEARQGFSALPGVQMEVQQISSEVPAKIFLNQEFTVANLQKQLTAKNYPVVHLATHGQFSSNSDETFILTWNEKIKVKEFESLLRSREQQENVPIELLILSACQTAAGDKRAALGLAGVAVRSGAGSTLATLWSVKDQSTAELMSEFYRKITQSGVSKAEALRQAQLSLLKNPGSEHPFYWAPFILVGNWR; from the coding sequence ATGATTAAGCGAATAATAGGCAAATTCTGGAAACGTTTGACATCGATTCCTGCCAGTATTGGGTTAGGATTACTCACTTTCTTTGTGGTGACAGCCGTGTTGCCGAGTATCGCCGCACAGCCTTTGGATTCTAAATTTTCGAGTTTAGAGTTTCCATTAGGATCTAATAGTCGTGAACAAGTACAGATTTTTGCGGCTCAAGGGGATGCCGGCATCTCACCAAATACGCAATCAATAAACTTTCTTGAAGAAGGCAGAAACCTTTACGACTCGGGACGCTTTTCTGAAGCGGCTGCTGTCTGGGAAGAGTCCGTTAAAAATTATGAAAATCAGGGTGATGGGCTTAATCAAGCGGTCAGTTTAAACTATTTATCAATTGCTTATCAAGAACTAGGACAATGGGAGCCGGCGCAAACAGCAATTACCCAAAGTCTTAACTTACTTAATGGCAATAAACAAAGGGCGAAAGGTCATACACAAGTTCTTGCCCAAGCCCTCAATACACAAGGAAGTTTACTACTAGCCACCGGCCAAACTGAAGCCGCTCTAGAGAGTTGGAAACAGGCAGAAAAAGCCTATACAGAAATTGGAGATCGCGTCGGCATTCTAGGCAGCCAAATTAACCAAGCCCAAGCCCTGCAAACCCTCGGACTGTACCGGCGAGCGCAAACCACCTTAGAGCGAATCAGCCAACAACTGCAAGCCGAACCCGATTCCTCAATCAAAATAACAGGATTGCGGAGTTTGGGCGACACCTTGCAAGTTGTGGGAGATGTCGGCAAATCTCAAGAAGTCCTCGCGCAAAGTTTAGCCATTGCCCAACAGCTCGATTCCCCAACTGAGATCAGTTCCACCCTCTTGAGTCTGGGAAATAGTTATAGAGCTTTGCAACAGACTGATAAAGCCATAGAAAGTTATCAAGAAGCAACTGAAAATGCTCCAAATTCCCTCACGAAAGTAGAAGCTCAACTCAATCTATTAAGCCTACTCCTAGAAACCAAAAAATGGGCAGATGCTCAATCCTTGTTACCCCAGATTGAATCACAACTGAGCAATATACTCCCTAGCCGAGCCGGTGTTTACGCTCAAGTTAATTTCGCTGAAAGTTTAATGAAATGGGACACCGGCTCAGGTAACCCGAACCCAAACAATGCCACATCCCCAATCCTTAATGCCCAACAAATCGCTAAAACTCTAGCAAAAGCTGTGGAGCAGGCGAAAATGCTGGGAGACTCGAAAGCGGAATCTTACGCCCTCGGTCAACTCGGACATTTATATGAAGGTTCCACACAGTGGAAAGAGGCTAGAAGCTTGACAGAGCAAGCCCTCGTGCTGGCGCAAGCGAGTAGTGCTGATTATATTGTGGCTCGTTGGCAAGGACAGCTAGGCCGTATTTTGAAACAGGAAGGCGATACTTTTGGTGCGATCTCCGCTTATACAGAAGCTGTTAATACGCTGCAATCTCTTCGCAGTGACTTAGCCGCGATTAATCCTGATATTCAGTTTTCTTTTAATGAGAGTGTTGAACCTGTTTACCGGCAGTTAGTGAGTTTGCTGTTGCAATCTAATCCAAGTCAGCAAAATCTCCAGAAAGCTCGTGAAGTGATTGAAGCCTTGCAAGTGGCAGAATTGGATAACTTTTTCCGGGAAGCTTGTTTGGATATCAATCGTCAGCAAATCGATCAACTTGATCCAGCTGCTGCGGTTATTTACCCAATTATTTTGCCTGATCGCTTAGAAGTGATCCTGTCACTACCGGGAAAACCTTTAAGCCATTACACGACGGTTTTACCTCAAAATGAAGTAGAAACTATTTTGGGGCAGTTTCTGGAATCTTTAAATCCATTTTTTGCCAATCAAGATCGGTTACGCCTTTCTCAACAAGTTTATAGTTGGCTGATTGAGCCGACAGAAAAGCAGTTAGCCCAAAGTGAAATTAAAACCCTAGTCTTTGTGCTCGATGGAGTTTTGCGGAATTTGCCAATGGCGGCACTCTCCGATGGAAAGCAGTATCTTGTGGAAAAATATAGTGTTGCCCTAGCGCCTGGACTGCAACTGCTAGCCACACAGTCTTTGCAAAAAGAGAAAATTAAGGTTTTAACCGCCGGCTTGTCTGAGGCGCGTCAAGGTTTTTCAGCCCTGCCGGGAGTACAGATGGAAGTGCAGCAGATTTCGTCTGAGGTGCCGGCAAAGATTTTTTTAAATCAAGAGTTTACTGTCGCCAACTTGCAAAAACAGCTGACTGCAAAGAATTATCCGGTTGTTCACTTAGCGACTCATGGGCAGTTTAGCTCTAACTCAGACGAGACTTTTATTCTGACTTGGAATGAGAAAATCAAAGTAAAAGAGTTTGAAAGCTTGCTGCGATCCAGAGAACAACAAGAAAACGTCCCCATCGAATTGCTGATCTTGAGTGCGTGTCAAACGGCTGCCGGTGATAAACGGGCGGCGTTGGGGTTGGCAGGAGTGGCTGTGCGATCAGGGGCCGGCAGTACCCTAGCCACCCTGTGGTCAGTCAAAGACCAATCTACTGCCGAACTGATGAGTGAGTTTTACCGAAAAATCACCCAATCTGGTGTATCCAAAGCTGAAGCTTTGCGTCAAGCTCAACTCAGTCTGCTGAAGAACCCTGGATCTGAACATCCTTTTTACTGGGCACCTTTTATTCTGGTCGGGAATTGGCGCTAA